The following proteins come from a genomic window of Rhizobium sp. 007:
- a CDS encoding KTSC domain-containing protein, which translates to MTELDTYPSLQIFKSPLQSRVIRACYYQPSSGTMAIEMRAGGFRIWKDVPQSYVDALVHHRAPGLFYEKVMRHLLGSPLSPLGFSAILFKASIYRIPESLSASVSRVRRLSFQQ; encoded by the coding sequence ATGACTGAGCTGGACACCTACCCAAGCCTGCAGATTTTCAAGTCTCCGTTGCAATCCCGCGTGATCCGCGCTTGCTACTATCAACCATCTTCAGGGACCATGGCTATCGAGATGCGCGCCGGTGGCTTTCGCATCTGGAAAGATGTTCCCCAAAGTTACGTCGATGCGCTTGTGCATCACCGAGCGCCCGGCCTGTTTTACGAGAAGGTGATGCGTCACTTGCTTGGTTCGCCGCTTTCCCCACTCGGTTTTTCAGCTATCTTATTCAAGGCATCCATATACCGAATACCCGAAAGCTTGTCCGCGTCGGTTTCTCGAGTGCGACGCTTGTCATTTCAGCAGTGA
- a CDS encoding KTSC domain-containing protein, producing MQRDLNSKLIESFVYDEEDQLLRLHLTSGQIRVYRDVPKDIVEGLARSLSPGSFYIENIRHKFSAE from the coding sequence ATGCAACGTGATCTTAATTCGAAGTTGATTGAGAGCTTCGTCTACGACGAGGAGGATCAGTTACTTCGCCTTCATCTCACAAGCGGCCAGATACGTGTCTATCGGGATGTGCCCAAAGATATCGTGGAAGGTCTTGCCAGAAGTCTTTCCCCAGGCTCATTCTATATCGAGAACATTCGGCACAAATTTTCCGCTGAGTAA